DNA sequence from the Chryseobacterium turcicum genome:
GGCAGTTGCTTCTTCTATTTTGGCAGCATCAATTTTCAAACTTTTACTGTTCTGGATTCCCAACTGTACGGCTTCATCGAGGCTGAGTTGTTTTTTCTCCTGAGCTTGGGTGTACGTTATTCCTGCAAAAAGGGAAAGTACAATAACTGAGTTATTTATTCTCTTCATAACCTAAAAGGTCTTTTAGTATATATTTAATATGTTTTTTGAGTTCCGAATAATATTTCTCTTCAAAAGCTTCTTCATCTTCTGTATTGTTAAGAAATTCCTGATACATTCCTTTTGCGTTCGACGCATAAAATAATGTTCCGCTTACAGTAGAATGCAGTAAATAGATAGGTGGGTTTTTAGTAAAAATTCCTTTTTGAATTCCACTTTCCAGAATTTTAGAATACATTGAAATGAAACTCATTTTAGTTTCCTTCAAAAATTCTACAATCTGAGGATTTTCTGTATGAAGCTGCTCTCGTTGCATAATTCTGTAAAAACATTTGTGATGCCTTACTCTTCCTGCAAACTGATCAACAATTCTTTCAATCTTTTCCCATTCATTGATATCTGTTCTTTCCAGAATATCTTTAGAAAAAAACTGACCTTCATTCATTCTATATTCCACCAATTTCTCATAAAGCTTCTCTTTAGAACCGAAATAATAAGAAATCATTGAAATATTTACATTGGCTGCTTTAGAAATCTCCCTTGTAGAAGTTCCCTGAAAACCATTTTCTGCAAATAGCTTTTCTGCAGCGAATAATATATTTTCTTCTTTTGAAATCATATGCGGTGTTTTGCGGGTGCAAATGTACACAAGTTTTCAATAAAATCAAACGATTGATTGGTTTTTAATTTAAATTTAATCCTTTATTAACAACAAACTCAATAAACAATTAATATTCAATGAATTACGCTTTATTCACAAACATAATAAATAGTATAGATTTTGTATTCATTATGTTTTTAAAGAAAAAAAGAGTTGAAATTTGTGTTTGTAAAAGGAAAATTAAGACTTGACAGAAGGCTATTCTATATTTGAAAACAGCATCAATTGCCAAGAATGCACGAATAAAAAATATTCGTGCATTCGTGGCCTATAAATTTTCTTAAGATTAAAGAATATAATGCGTGAGAATCTTCTATGAACTCTTATGAATATATCTTGAAAGTTTGATTCCTAAATCTGTCCATACGATTTTAGGATTGCCATTTCTAGTAAGATGCAAATCTGCAGTATTAATTTCATCTAAAATACTAATGATATTTGCGCCACTTATAAATTTTGAAAAACCTGCCCAATTGAAACCATTGGCATCAATTTTTTTGTAAACCAATTCTTCAGACTGATAATTTTGCAATAAAGCCAATCTGAAAATTTCTGAGGCATAATTGAGAAAATTCTTTTGCTTTTCTCTGTTCCAGCTTGCAATTTCTTTGGCCCAAATGATAATATTTCTAAGAAATTCCGGCTTCTTTTTTACCATAAATGCATCACGCACCCATTGTACAAACAGCTTTTCAAACTCAGGATTTTTATTTTGAGAGTTTAAAAACTTTACCGCATCATTCAAATTTCCTTGTGACTGATGTACAACTTCTTTTACCTTTTCATTTGAAACATCAAATTTACTTTTCAAAAAAGCTTCCAAGTCTTCATCACCTATCCTGGGAACATCAATAAGCTGCGTTCTTGATAAAATTGTTGGCAAAATATCGTCACTGCTTTCTGCCGTTAAAAGAATAATGGTCTTTGCTGGTGGTTCTTCCAAAAATTTAAGAAACTTATTGGATGCTGCCGTATTCATTTTATCAGCTCGCCAAACGATGAGAATTTTTGTACCGCCTTCAAAACTTTTTAGAGCAAATTTTTGATTTTGCTCGTCTATTTCATCTGCAGAAATAAAGAATTGTTTGTTTTCAGATTCCAAAACAGCAGTCCAGTCATCAAAACTAGCGTAAGGGAAATCGATAATCATTTCTCTGAATTCCTCAAATTTGTTTTTACTTAATGAGTTTCTGTTATCGGTAAAAACAGGAAAGCTGAAATGTAAATCTAAATGATTAAGGTGCTCTACTTTTGAGGCTGCATACTCGTTTTCTCTATTCAAAATTTCTTTTGCATACGCTAAAACCAAAGGCATCGTTCCATAACCTTCTTTTCCTATGAAAAGCTGGGCGTGGCTTACTCTGTTTTCGGTGATGCTGTCTTGAAGAAGTTTTTTAAGATTTTCTTGTCCGGCGATGTTTTCCCAATTCATGTTTCAAAGATAAAAGAATTTTGTGGAAAAGAATAAATGGTGAATTATGAATTTAAAGCCAGATATAGAAAAATTAATAGTAATGCCAATTGACGATGGACAATTCACTATAAAAACCCCTTAACAAAATTTAACCTCAGTAAATTTTTACAATTCATTAATATTTAAGATATTTGCGCATTATTTTAAAAATCTAGAATGAAAAAAATTTTTGTACTATCATTCATTTCAGTGGGGTACTTCCTTAACGCGCAAAGTTTGAGCAACTCACCTTATGCAACTTACGGAATTGGTGATGTAAAATATGATAATACGATTGAAACGTCCTCTATGGGAGGAATTTCAACTGCTTTCATAAGTGATTTCAGCAGTAATTTTAACTTCGGAAACCCTGCGAATAACAGCAATTTTGAGTTAACAAGCATTAAGCTTGAAGCTACTAACGAGAACAATTATTTCAAAACCGACTATAACAATACGAAGTCTACTAAACATTCTACGTATTTATCAAATATTTCCATAGCATTTCCTATTTCTTCGAAAATAAAAATGGGATTCCTTTACCAACCTTACAGTTCTAAGAGCTATGAGGTATTGAATTCAGAAACTATTGGAGGTGTAGTACATTCAAATAAATTCGAGGGTAGTGGAACTTTAAATACTGCTCAATTAGCAGTATCATATAAAGTTAATTCTCAATTTGCTGTAGGAGCAAGAGCTAATTATTATTTTGGGAATCTTTATGACCTAAACGAATTTACCACTTCTACCGCAGATTTAATTAATGGTTATGAAACCAAAAACAGTATCAGAAACTTCAACTTTACATTAGGTACAAGTTATCAAAGTATAGATACACGTAATGACCATAAATTGACAATTGGTGCGACGGCTACTTTTGGGAATACCAGTAATATGACTACTAATTATATCAACAGTACCTATTATTACAGTGATGTTGATACAAAAGCAGGAGAAACAATTATCGACAATAAAACTAAAAGCTCCAATAATCTTCTTCCGCTTCAAGCTTCGGTCGGTGTAGGATATGGTAGCGAAAACCACTGGTTCTTATCTGGTCAGATTGATTACAAAAAAGGAGAAGCAATCTCATATTTCGGAAATTCTTTCGATTATAAAGACTCTTACAGAGTTTCTGCCGGAGGTTGGTATTTACCAAACTACAATAACTTTAGAAGCTATTTTTCAAGAATAGTTTACCGTTATGGTGCTTTCTATGAAAAAGGAAATCTAGAAATTGCAGGAAGCAACATCAATAAGTTTGGGGTATCTGCAGGAGTAATGTTGCCTTTCAAAACCAGCAGTATCACAAGAATGAGTGGTCTTGAAATTGGTGTAGAATTAGGAAAAAGAGGAACGCTTAAAAACGATTTGATTAATCAGAATTTTGTTAACCTAAAAGTTGGTTTCAATTTTGCTGACAGATGGTTTAGAAAACAGCTTTACAATTAATAATGAATTTTATTTCACATAAAACATTCAAAAATATAGCATACCTTTTTAGTTGTGCTATATTTTTTATATTAACATCCTGTGAAGAAGACCTCACAAAGCTGAATGGTAGTGAGAATAAAAACTTTCCGTCGCAGATTATCCACAATGCAAAGATTATACAGAGAGATTCTGGCATTATTACGCTAAAAGCTACCGCTCCTATTATTGAAAAATACGAGTTGATTGACAGTCAATATACTGTTGCCAAAAAAGGAATGAAAATAGAGTTTTTTGATAAGAAAAACCCGAAAAAACCTGGTAATATTACTGCTAAATATGCAAAGCTGTACGACTATAAAAAATTCTATGAAGCAAGAGGTGATGTGAAAATCCTTACCAGTGATGGGCAGAGATTTGCCACGCAAAGTGTTTTTTGGGATCAGAATAAGAAAAGAATCTATACCAGAGATACCGTTTATGCAACAATGGAAGACGGCTCTACTCTAGTGCATGCCAATGGAATGACTGCCAAAGATGATTTCTCAGAATATAAATTTTTTAATAATTCTGGAGATCTTGATGTAAGCAAAACCAAAATTGCTCAACCAAAACCTTAATAAATGAAAGTTTATAAAGCAATTGGCTTAATGTCCGGAACCAGTTTAGACGGTTTAGACATTTGTTTCACCAAGTTTTGGAAAGAAAATTCAAGCTGGAAATTTGAAATTCTTAAAGCTGAAACTATTGCTTACCCCGAGGCTTTAGAAGAACAACTTCGAAATTCTATTCATTTATCTTCACAAGATTTATTAGCGTTACATTCAGAATACGGCTTTTATTTAGGTCAAATTACGAATGATTTCATTAAAAAAAATCAACTTACTGATGTAGATTTAATCGCGTCTCATGGTCACACCGTTTTTCATCAACCCCATCGGAAATTTACGCTTCAGATTGGTGATGGAAGGGCTATAAAAATAAAAACTCAAGTTCCTGTAATTTACGATTTCCGGTCTCAAGATGTTTTATTGGGTGGAAATGGAGCACCTTTAGTTCCCATTGGTGATGAACATTTGTTTTCAGATTACGATGCG
Encoded proteins:
- a CDS encoding TetR/AcrR family transcriptional regulator; the encoded protein is MISKEENILFAAEKLFAENGFQGTSTREISKAANVNISMISYYFGSKEKLYEKLVEYRMNEGQFFSKDILERTDINEWEKIERIVDQFAGRVRHHKCFYRIMQREQLHTENPQIVEFLKETKMSFISMYSKILESGIQKGIFTKNPPIYLLHSTVSGTLFYASNAKGMYQEFLNNTEDEEAFEEKYYSELKKHIKYILKDLLGYEENK
- a CDS encoding DNA polymerase III subunit; protein product: MNWENIAGQENLKKLLQDSITENRVSHAQLFIGKEGYGTMPLVLAYAKEILNRENEYAASKVEHLNHLDLHFSFPVFTDNRNSLSKNKFEEFREMIIDFPYASFDDWTAVLESENKQFFISADEIDEQNQKFALKSFEGGTKILIVWRADKMNTAASNKFLKFLEEPPAKTIILLTAESSDDILPTILSRTQLIDVPRIGDEDLEAFLKSKFDVSNEKVKEVVHQSQGNLNDAVKFLNSQNKNPEFEKLFVQWVRDAFMVKKKPEFLRNIIIWAKEIASWNREKQKNFLNYASEIFRLALLQNYQSEELVYKKIDANGFNWAGFSKFISGANIISILDEINTADLHLTRNGNPKIVWTDLGIKLSRYIHKSS
- the lptC gene encoding LPS export ABC transporter periplasmic protein LptC, with amino-acid sequence MNFISHKTFKNIAYLFSCAIFFILTSCEEDLTKLNGSENKNFPSQIIHNAKIIQRDSGIITLKATAPIIEKYELIDSQYTVAKKGMKIEFFDKKNPKKPGNITAKYAKLYDYKKFYEARGDVKILTSDGQRFATQSVFWDQNKKRIYTRDTVYATMEDGSTLVHANGMTAKDDFSEYKFFNNSGDLDVSKTKIAQPKP